In the genome of Rhodamnia argentea isolate NSW1041297 chromosome 3, ASM2092103v1, whole genome shotgun sequence, one region contains:
- the LOC115747988 gene encoding transcription factor MYC2-like: protein METSWFELDNLLLMEGLASCASSSLLVPLHHKASPPLQKLVHLILQTRTEDWVYSIFWRPSRDEHGGLVLTWGDGHFQGATRDQLASKPTIERVLEEAQWLDDKFGHGNDIGDPEWYYILSVMRSYSSEDGLLGTAFRSGGHVWLSGEDGHGLELYECDERIKEARMYGIKSIACISSPDGSGVLELGSSEIIKEDWSLVHLAKCFLFPCHFLNPPVHPRGENQSNDAKEETALVGVAKRPFAKPAGMSCHDMSKKSGRKEIVDDDDEESPLSPSLRGPSSHVKAERQRRDKMNQRLYVLRSIVPNVSRMDKASLLADAVDYIKELRSRVDALESKLVKSKPSPPKRLKSKRAVADVTESRSLWSKNGTAKASTMLAAPGPREMAVEVKVYGREAVVRVRSPNLGHPCARLMDVFKELGLEVQHASMSCMKEMMVQDVVIRTPVDYWVSDESMGDAISGKLGKVI, encoded by the coding sequence ATGGAGACATCCTGGTTCGAGCTTGACAACTTGCTACTCATGGAAGGACTCGCATCTTGTGCTTCCTCCTCCTTACTTGTCCCTTTACATCATAAAGCCTCGCCCCCCCTCCAGAAACTCGTCCACTTGATCCTCCAAACCCGAACTGAGGACTGGGTTTACTCCATCTTTTGGCGACCCTCGAGAGACGAACACGGTGGTCTCGTCCTCACCTGGGGCGACGGCCATTTCCAAGGAGCTACGAGGGACCAACTGGCATCCAAACCCACCATCGAAAGGGTGCTCGAGGAAGCCCAATGGCTGGATGATAAGTTCGGTCACGGCAACGACATCGGCGACCCTGAATGGTACTACATATTGTCGGTTATGAGGTCGTATTCATCCGAAGACGGCCTTCTAGGGACAGCATTTCGCTCAGGAGGTCACGTCTGGCTGAGTGGTGAAGACGGCCATGGGCTGGAGTTGTATGAGTGTGATGAGAGGATTAAAGAAGCAAGAATGTATGGCATCAAGAGCATAGCGTGCATATCAAGCCCTGATGGTTCTGGGGTTCTTGAATTGGGCTCCTCGGAGATCATCAAAGAAGATTGGAGCCTAGTTCATTTGGCCAAGTGCTTCCTCTTCCCTTGTCATTTCTTGAACCCTCCAGTCCATCCTCGTGGAGAGAACCAATCCAACGATGCCAAAGAAGAAACGGCACTTGTCGGTGTCGCAAAGCGTCCATTTGCTAAGCCTGCCGGCATGTCATGTCATGACATGTCTAAGAAGAGCGGTAGGAAGGAAATAGTTGACGACGACGATGAAGAATCACCATTGTCGCCGTCGCTGCGAGGTCCCTCGAGCCACGTGAAGGCAGAGCGGCAGCGGAGGGATAAGATGAACCAGCGGCTCTACGTGCTCCGTTCCATCGTCCCCAACGTGTCGAGGATGGACAAAGCGTCCCTCCTTGCTGATGCCGTCGACTACATCAAGGAACTCCGGTCCCGCGTTGATGCATTGGAGTCCAAGCTCGTCAAGTCCAAGCCGTCGCCTCCAAAGCGACTCAAGAGTAAAAGGGCTGTCGCTGACGTGACTGAGTCAAGGTCGCTTTGGAGCAAGAACGGTACGGCAAAGGCCTCGACCATGTTGGCCGCCCCGGGGCCGAGAGAGATGGCGGTGGAGGTGAAGGTGTATGGGCGGGAGGCGGTGGTCCGGGTCCGGAGCCCGAATCTGGGGCATCCGTGCGCGAGGTTGATGGACGTGTTCAAGGAATTGGGGCTGGAGGTCCAACACGCGAGCATGTCGTGCATGAAGGAGATGATGGTTCAGGACGTGGTGATTAGGACTCCGGTCGACTACTGGGTGAGCGACGAGTCCATGGGAGATGCCATTTCGGGTAAATTAGGCAAGGTGATATAG
- the LOC115747987 gene encoding transcription factor MYC2-like has translation MEELTAFASSSLLVPLPKETSLNLQQYLHFLLQTRPDDWVYSIFWQPSRDDRGCLVLTWGDGQFRGLKDIAPTNSTYLETPASPDTKLGRHDVCDLEQYYIVSVTRSYSSEESILGWALSSGTYIWLSGEDELRIYECERVREARATGIKSIVFISTPYDTGVLELGSIKTLQEDRSLVHLAKSLFISHFLSTAVTPHVYEEHQSNVVLKEGCSELGRTGASRLLGSKSDLKRVGVSHNITSSNKRVTITKMKRDDKETARPPLPSRPNHVEAERQRRENLKQRFYALRSVVPKVTKMDKASLLSDAESYIKELRSRIDELEGKLKFLPQKLSRNKVASLFGNETKTTMHASKIRSSTSLNVVKGLSKMEAEVKVVGGEAVVRVWSPNGDHPVARLMGTLKELELEVHHASVSSVKGMMLQDVVVRTPNGQANEESLRDAILAKLCEV, from the coding sequence ATGGAAGAACTCACAGCTTTTGCTTCTTCCTCTTTACTAGTCCCTCTTCCTAAAGAAACCTCACTCAATCTCCAGCAATATCTCCACTTCTTACTCCAGACCCGACCCGATGATTGGGTCTACTCCATTTTCTGGCAGCCCTCGAGGGACGATCGTGGCTGTCTCGTCCTAACCTGGGGCGATGGCCAATTCCGGGGGTTGAAAGACATCGCACCCACTAACTCCACCTATCTTGAGACACCTGCCAGCCCCGATACTAAGTTGGGCCGACATGACGTCTGCGATCTCGAACAGTACTACATTGTCTCGGTCACGAGGTCATATTCCTCCGAGGAGAGCATCCTCGGGTGGGCATTAAGTTCGGGGACATACATCTGGTTGAGTGGCGAGGATGAGCTCAGAATTTACGAGTGTGAGAGGGTTAGAGAAGCAAGGGCGACTGGAATCAAGAGCATAGTGTTTATATCGACTCCTTATGATACCGGGGTTCTGGAATTGGGCTCCATCAAAACACTCCAAGAAGACCGGAGTCTAGTCCACTTGGCCAAATCCCTCTTCATTTCTCATTTCTTGAGCACTGCAGTTACTCCCCATGTCTATGAAGAGCATCAGTCCAATGTTGTTCTGAAGGAAGGATGCTCCGAGTTAGGCCGAACTGGCGCTTCACGTCTTTTGGGTTCCAAGAGCGACTTAAAAAGAGTGGGCGTGTCGCATAATATTACTTCCTCTAACAAGAGGGTTACGATTACAAAGATGAAGAGGGATGATAAAGAAACTGCTCGGCCGCCGTTGCCTTCACGGCCCAACCATGTGGAAGCCGAGAGGCAAAGAAGAGAGAATCTGAAGCAGAGATTCTACGCCCTAAGATCTGTCGTCCCTAAAGTCACCAAAATGGACAAAGCCTCTCTTCTCTCCGACGCCGAGAGTTACATCAAGGAGCTGCGATCCAGGATCGATGAACTTGAAGGCAAGCTCAAGTTTCTGCCCCAAAAGCTCAGCCGGAATAAAGTGGCCAGCCTTTTCGGCAATGAAACCAAGACTACGATGCACGCGAGCAAGATCAGATCAAGCACGTCACTGAATGTTGTCAAGGGTTTGAGCAAGATGGAGGCGGAGGTGAAGGTGGTAGGCGGCGAAGCGGTGGTTCGGGTGTGGAGCCCGAACGGGGACCACCCAGTTGCGAGGCTGATGGGCACGCTCAAGGAGCTGGAGCTCGAAGTCCACCACGCAAGCGTGTCGAGCGTGAAGGGCATGATGCTTCAGGACGTGGTGGTTCGGACTCCGAACGGGCAGGCGAACGAAGAGAGCTTGAGAGATGCGATTCTTGCAAAATTGTGCGAGGTATGA